A window of the Motacilla alba alba isolate MOTALB_02 chromosome 17, Motacilla_alba_V1.0_pri, whole genome shotgun sequence genome harbors these coding sequences:
- the LOC119708983 gene encoding lipocalin-15-like — translation MTAALPSLALALLCLLQAGAQVPVQPDFDTKKFAGEWHVTAIASNCSIFLKMKDGMKSSMTIIHFTPEGDLAMKLFWPLMDKCQKFELLFQQSGQAGHYMGAQEKRNLRVMETDYSHYAVLHEVQQNEAEPSTALQLLTREQDVSPQLLQKFMELIPTMGLTEDMLAILPKSDQCTGDIS, via the exons atgacagcagcactgcccagcctggctctagccctgctctgcctgctgcaggcaggagcccaGGTCCCCGTGCAGCCAGACTTCGACACCAAGAAG tttgcagGGGAGTGGCATGTCACAGCCATTGCTTCCAACTGCTCCATCTTCCTGAAGATGAAGGATGGGATGAAGTCATCCATGACCATCATCCACTTCACACCAGAAGGGGACCTGGCCATGAAGTTGTTCTGGCCCCT GATGGACAAATGCCAAAAGTTtgagctgctcttccagcaGAGCGGGCAGGCGGGGCACTACATGG GAGCACAAGAGAAGAGGAATCTGCGTGTGATGGAGACAGACTACAGCCACTACGCTGTCCTGCACGAGGTCCAGCAAAAcgaggcagagcccagcacggCGCTACAGCTCCTCA CAAGGGAGCAGGACGtgagcccccagctcctgcagaagtTCATGGAGCTCATCCCCACCATGGGCCTGACCGAGGACATGCTGGCCATCCTGCCCAAATCAG ATCAATGCACCGGGGACATCAG ctga
- the PTGDS gene encoding prostaglandin-H2 D-isomerase yields MQTTLLGILGLALLGTLHAQDSIPVQADFQQDKLTGRWYSIGLASNSNWFKEKRHLMKMCTTIISTTAEGNLEVTSTYPKGDQCVTRNSLYTKTEQPGRFSYTSPRWGSKHNIHVVETNYEEYALVATQISKSTGSSTMVLLYSRTKELSPERLEMFTQFSREQGLTDDEILILPQTDKCMADAA; encoded by the exons ATGCAGACCACACTGCTCGGCAtcctggggctggccctgctcgGGACACTGCACGCCCAGGACAGCATTCCTGTCCAGGCTGACTTCCAGCAGGACAAG CTCACAGGGAGATGGTACAGCATCGGCCTGGCCTCCAACTCTAACTGGTTCAAGGAGAAGAGGCACCTGATGAAGATGTGCACCACCATCATCTCCACCACAGCAGAGGGGAACCTAGAAGTTACCTCCACCTACCCCAA gggTGACCAGTGCGTGACGAGGAACAGTCTTTACACCAAGACGGAGCAGCCGGGGCGGTTCAGCTACACCAGCCCAC GCTGGGGCAGCAAGCACAACATCCATGTGGTGGAGACCAACTACGAAGAGTACGCTTTGGTGGCCACCCAGATCTCCAAGAGCACTGGTTCCTCCACCATGGTGCTGCTCTACA GCCGGACAAAGGAGCTGAGTCCTGAACGCCTGGAGATGTTCACCCAGTTCTCCAGGGAGCAGGGCCTGACAGACGATGAGATCCTCATCCTGCCCCAGACGG ACAAATGCATGGCAGATGCTGCTTAG